AACCATACCAAGCACACTGTCCTATACActactgctttctttcttttaacttaaACAATTTTTGACTAGTTTGGGGATAATTAGTATCTATTTGACTATTAGATAAATGATTAAccattttagaatttattattttcactgtacaaaattcaaaaaattaatcATCTCTGAACTCACCTTCTGTGTGTAGCAACTTTGGGAATCCCCCATTTCCAAGTTATTGGAGCCAAGATACAGTTTTAAACCAGCCACAGCATCCTGATGCCCTCTCTCAGTAAAATTTCGTTATAGAGGCATTGAAAAGACCTCAGATGTTCAgttgttctgcctctttttccaactactttcttttggctgcatcatgtgacatgagggatcttagttcccaaaccagcgattgaacccgtgcccctgcattgggaggacagagtcttaaccactggaccaccagggaagtccctccaactACTTTTCTTTAAGAAGGGGGTTGTGTCAATTAGGCACTCATTTAAAAGCCAGACACCCATGCTATGTGCTGCATAGCCTGGAATGTGTCAGTACCTGAAACTGAACATAattacacctgaaagtaatacagtgttatatgtcaattatatctcaatttttaacttttaaaactgaTTTGTTTAAAATGAACCCTAGCATTGGATGCTGCTTTTCTAGATTTGGCATCCATCAGCCTTTTCCAGAAGTTCCAGTGGAGTGATGAGAAGTGGAAATGAGTTGGGAGCACAGGCATGATTTGTATCCTCAGGACCCTGGGGGTCTGAGAGCTCTCTCTGTTGGAGGAAGGGGAAGTACATTTGCACACTATCAGTCACCTGCCTCTCTACCGGTAGTTCTTCATTGAGTGCCAGCCTGTCGTCCAGGCACCAAGCAGGAGTCCTGCATCCCTGAGTCCCAGGAGGTCAGTAGGGACATAAAGGGCAGTCAGAGAGCTGCGCAGCAGATGGCAGCCCAGCAGCCCACTCTGCAAACAGGATAGGCCAGTGGGGAGGATCTTGAATCCGGAGCttttggggctgggggagggggagggggaaggcgaGGTGGGAGGGGGAGCCTCTGGGACAGAtcaccctcccctccttcccctacAACAGGCCCTTCCCTCAGGCTTTGCTCCCTCCCCTCTGCACAGCCCCCACCCTTGTCAGAACAGATCActcacacacccccacccccatgagcCTCTCAGTGTTATGGAAGCTGGAAGTTATGGTAGGTAAATCAACCAACAACTGTAATGACAGGCTGGAACCATAATTCGTTCAAGGCTCTTGTTACCTCACATTTTCCCTGCAATCTCTTGCTTTCCcttcttccaaaaataaaatcattgtccTAAGACACCAAGTTAGTTATTATTTTGGTGAATTTAAGTGCTATATCCCAGCAGGATATGGTATAGCATCAGTTTATTTATATAAGACCTCTGACTGCTAGGCATATTTTATTAACTATGTTAATTATTATATGGTTTTAAGTTCTtactaaaaatattctttttattttggtctGCAGTTGCCTTTTGCTGATTGAGATGTGTTACATTCCTATGAACATGGCTCATGACtggtgttttcttcctttctagttATGAAAAACCTCCTCCTGGACTTATCAAGGTCAGTGTGAAGTTTGTACTTTTGGTTTTTCTCTGAGACAGATTTGACTCAGTGCTCAGACTCAGTCACTTACGAAAAACAGCTGCATAAGGTTTGAACCTCCTTTTATGATAGTTCTGTGTCTTCCCTGCAGATGGCAGTCGGTTCATGCACTTTGGGCTTTGTCACAGCCTGTGCCTTTGCAGAAATTTAATCAGCCTTGTGTCTGTCCCCTAAGAAACCACTGCAGGCCCCCCGAGTGTTCCTCAGCGCTCACTCCCATTCTTTCTGTCTCACTTGTGACTGCATCTCCTCAAAGCTCTCCTGCCCCATGTTCCTTCTctgacccccccgcccccggtgCTGATTTCTTGAATGTCATCAGCTCAGAGAACACTGGACTCTGAGGAGACGTGAAGCTCATCCAGTCCAGCCCTACCTGTTGCAGGAGTCCCTCCTCCAGCACCCTGGCCACAGTGTCAGTGTCTTTCTGCAGGAGCGAGACTTAGAGGACTTAAGGCCAAAGTAaccttttctttttggtaactttCAAcgtaaaaaaaagatttttagaaaacattcttccattataaatttaatattcgtggaaacttgaaaaaattataaggtaagggcttccctggtggcgcagtggttgagagtccacctgccgatgcaggggacacaggttcgtgccccagtccgggaagacctcacatgctgcggagaggctgggcccgtgagccatggccgctgagcctgcgcatccggagcctgtgctccacaacgggaggggccacaacagtgaggcccacgtaccgccaaaaaaaaaaaaaaaaaaaaaaatcataaggtaAAAAAACAGCACCTTAATTATATAGTGCAGTTATTTGGTAATGAAAATACATCTCACTAATACGGCATGTGTGAGATTATAAAACATGACAGTGGCCTTCAAGGTCTAATAATCTATTTTACTCTAacacattgtttttattattccagGAAACCTTACTTGTTTAACTCTATATTCTGCCTCATTCCACAAAGCTTTTAAGTTAGCAGAAAACCTTTTGTGATCTTAGAATCTAATTTTTGTGATCTAGAATCAATTTGGAGCTCACAGATCAATCCTATGTAAACACTAGTAACTCTTCTCTAAGAACAGCTACTTTGTTTTCATGGTATAGCTAGCTCTTCTAGTATAGTTACTTCCGTTTTTTTCTGTCAGTTatgatttgtctttctttctagCTCTTCAGAGGGTAACTTATGATGACATTGGGATCTCCAGCCCATGAGAAAGCCAGGCAGGGCTGTGTTCTCAGACAGGTGGGAGAGAGTTCCGGTGCTTTTTTTGCCGCACAGCTTACACACTGTTTCCTTTTCAGGAAGATGAGACTAAGCCAGAAGACTGTATACCAGATGTCCCAGGCAATGAACATGCCAGGGAATTTCTGGCCCACGCACCAACCAAAGGACTTTGGATGCCACTGGGGAAAGAAGTCAAAGTCATGCAGTGTGAGTGTGGAAGGGTTTCAAGTAACACCCTCAATACATGCAAGTTATAGACCACTGTTTACAAACAAGTTCACTTCTTTTAATTCATTCTCACCACAGCCCTGCTAAAGTCAGGGCATGATCTCTGTGCTATAGATGAGGAAGCCGCCTTGCATATGTTATTAAGTGTTCTGTGGTAAGAGGCAGTACAGTGCCTAGACTCCAGGGCTTCTGGCTGTAAGGAAAATGGTCTTCCACAGGGCCGTAGCTACCTGCGGAGTATACGCTTCAGTAATATTCCTGTAACAGAAAGGATATTCCATGTAGAAATGCCATGGGGGACAAGGGATGCATTGGAGGGTGGTCCCTTGGGTCTTACCTCAGTCAGTCATCCTCATCAGAGGTGTTGAGGTTTTATCCAGGTAACCTGAGAGGAGCTCTGGGCCACAGAGGATGGGTCTGGAACAGGTAGAGCTCTGTGTGCACACCCTCCACCGCACCAGAGCAGCAGCATCTTCATCCAGCGTAAGACGGCATTTGAAGAAAGGATACGGCTGcctttaaagacatttttttgtACAAAGATTCTTCACGCACATAATTAATATATCGGTTCTCAGCCCCTTTCCTTCATTCCCCTCACCTAAAAGGCGACCACCTCAACCTCTTTTAGGAAGGTTGTTTTGAAGTTTATCCCTATGTATCTATAaaggtttttggggggtttttaattaattaattaatttggctgtgttgggtcttcgttgctgcacacgggctttctttagttgcggcgagcgggggctactcttgattgcagtgcgcgggcctctcactgcagtggcctcttttgttgcagagcatgggctgtaggcacgcgggctcagtagttgtggctcacgggctccagagcgcaggctcagtagttgtggcacacaggcttagttgctccgtggcacatgggatcttcccagacctgggcccgaacccatgtcccgtgcattggcaggcggattcttaaccactgcgccaccagggaagtccctatccctGTGTATCTAGATAACAGGATTACATTCCTGCCCCTTGATTTTTCAGGTTTCATTATCTGTTGACTTCTTCCTATAGAAGACAAGAAttcagctctttttttcttcctccatcccATCTCATACACATACCCTTCATATATCTCATTGTCCCAGTAATAGTTATATCATAAATTTAGTTAAGTAAACcctttgtgtttattattttcagaGTTGAATCCCATATTAAACtgattacatttctttcttttttctttttttcttttttttttaaattatggttaaaAACCGCTCCTCTCTGTGATAGGGTAGTTAGTTGTGCTTCACTTACCattttacagttcttttcttttttttttttttttgcggtatgcgagcccctcactgttgtggcctctcccgttgcggagcacaggctccggacgcgcaggctcagtggccatggctcacgggcccagccgctccgtggcatgtgggatcttcccggaccagggtccgaacccatgtaccctgcatcagcaggcagactctcaaccactgcgccaccagggaagccccagttctttTCATTGACTTGCAAATTAAAAGTGTTTAGTCTGGACCAGAACCAGTTTTACATGAAGTTAATGAAGCTTAACCTTTAAGAGTTCCCTTGTACCTTCCAAAGGTCTTTGGAGTCCCACCAGTGTAGTCATATGGttctttctttctataaaaatttGCCTAAAGAGCCCTTCCTCTCCTTAATTTATGTAAGCGTCAGACTCCACAAAACTTGGATCCATCCCAGATggaaaaacacatgcacacataacCCCGTATTCATTGATTTCCATGATCCTAGTGTTATCTAgagcagagcttctcaaacttAGGGTGGGCTtgagattctgtatttctgacaagctcccaggtgatgctaatctTGCTGGTCTGTACCGttgaccacactttgagtaacaAGGATCACCTTTCCTTTAACAAAGAGTTTTGATCACAGATGGTATGGATCCTTCTTGATACCCACACATCAATCCGTGGCATTTAAAATCCCCCCCCTTTTTATCATAAAGACAGACATGTGTTTGAAGCGGTCTGCATTTGCATTAAGAGTGCATTCCTTCTTCCCCAGGTGGAAATAGTGGGGAGATAAGGACAGGGGCAGGTCAGAGAATCCCTAAACTTCATTTTTTCCCAATGGTTTCCTACTACCAActctcaaataaaaatataaaggggAAAACATTATTTCCCTGTCACTACATATTTTCAGTAGCTACCAGCGTGGAGCAAATTGGGCTGATCTTACCTATAATCCCTCTTCCTGCTTCCTGACCTCCTTGGTTGGAGTTGCTTGATGCCTGTATAGTTTACTAggtctgctgtaacaaagtaccacaaactgtaTGACTTAAAcgagaaatttattgtctcacagttccggaggctaaaagtccaaagtcagggtgtcctcctgagggctgtgagggaaggatgtATTCCAGGCCTCTCTAAAAACCCTGTCTCccagtaaggtcacattctgaggtactaggggttaggacaaTTCAATACAGTGGGGAAGCAGATGGGATgacacaattcaacctgtaacacagttaaaaaacaaaaaaatcacactttGCTTTTTGCATGGGATTGTTTAGTAAGTACTTGGTTCATTTCTAAACCTCTACGATTAAAGGATACTTGAGGAAGTAATTAGTTGCCCTCTCTTTTCTGGGATCTTACATGGCTCATCCATtaattatatttgcttttaaaattggaATCTAATGAAGAATATCTTTAATATGATCTACTGATACCTTTATCTTGATTGAGTAAAAATGCATTATCTTACAGAAATATatccctttttctttgttttcaggtTGGCGTTGTAAACGGTATGGTCACCGAACGGGCGACAAAGAATGCCCTTTCTTTATCAAAGGCAACCAAAAGTTAGAACAGTTCAGAGTAGTAAGTAAAACCCCAGAGTGTCAATTTACGTTTACTGGAGATGATGAATGTTGGTGAATCAGGCAGTCACCAGTGAACTGGAGGTTCACATAAAATACATTCCGAAAGCCTTTAACCCAAAGTATCTGGTGTTAACTACATCTCTGTTAAATCGAATTTGTATGAAAGATTAGTTCATTAACAAAAAAATGcgtattaaaatgttatttgctTTTGTCTTGGGAACAGTGGTTCTTTTTCTGAAGCAGGCATTTTTATCAATTcagttagttttttttctttttttttttttggcatgcagcttgtgggatcttagttccctgaccagggatcaaacctgggccctcaggagtgagagcgcagagtcctaaccactggactgccagggaattccccagtcaGTCTTTTTTTACTTATGTAAAAAACtcatatttcataaataaaatcagGGTTCTAGTTTGCCAGTCTTTGTCTAAAGTCTGTATATTTTTCTACCATAAACTGGAAGTGTGTGTATAAACGATGTACCCTCTTTAGATGACAGTAAAATCAATCTatcatttcatcactttaacaaAGTCACCTCCCAGGGTTAACTCACCATTCAGTAACTGTTTTGGTCAATTTAACTATGCTATTACTGGATATATTGGGATTATCAGCATATCAAACAGGGGTATATAAACATTCTCCAaggattttaagatatttaaaatactgggttttcattttactaatttacagaaaatattctGGATAAATCACTGCTACCTGGAATGTCAACTTTTACAGTGCCTGTAATAGATAATTTaatgataaatctcaaaaactgaaacatattcatatttttaaaatttaggaacCTAAATTCTAAGAATTGATCTAAGGATATAACAACATCAGTATGCACAAATTATTATGAATGTATAAGGATAACTTTCAGAATTATTTATATGATTAGAAAatagaaactgaagaaaaataggaaacaacTGCAGTGTCCAATATACAACATAAGTTACCACAACATATAAATCATATAGCTttaagaattatgttttaaaagaatatgtaatGTCATAGGAAGATAATCATGAAAGCATAAGTGAAAAAGAGAATAGGGTTGTATATATAACATGATTATAATCTTCTGTAAATTATGAATAATGACTGGAAGAACCacactaaaatattaacagtggatATCCCGGCTGGTAAAATAATAGATATTAttaactttatgttttctttgatatgtaaaaattttataataaacatacttttaaagataattcacatgccataaaattcattctgtgtattcatatttttaagtaatttaagtagcttttaattatacaaatatcATAAGAATAAATTTGCcttattttaacaaaatggaaacattACAGTAAGGTTTTTCACAATTGATTTTTCAAGTCCAATCTTGCCTCTCTCCCCAGAGGGAATTTGTAGTAAGTAGCTTGAATATACTTCCAGACTTCTCTTTGGTCATATCCAGTATGTTTTTGTGTACCTATAAATGAATCATTCTTACGCATCATTTCCAAATCACCTGTTTTGCTTAATAATATCTCTTGATCATCTTTCCACATAGAACAAATAGAATTACCTCAAGATTTTTAACCTTGAGTGGTATTTAATAATGATTTTGCCATGGTTTATTTCCTTATAAAGGCTATGTAAATTATACCCTGTATTTGTATAACTGGAAAATCTTTTTTATAGCCTCCAGGAGTTTGAAATGATGGTAACCCTTAGGAAGGATTAGAAcgtattaaatataaaatcataccacacaggaggggaaaaaattagTTTCAGTGAAAGAGGGATTTAATTTAACAGTCTATGAAGCCTAACCTAACCATAACCTTCTCTAACCCTCAAGGCACATGAAGATCCCATGTACGACATCATTCGAGAGAATAAAAGACATGAAAAGGATGTAAGGTGAGATTGTCCAGATGATAACAATATCCTCTTAAAGTTTGAAATTATATAGTTAGAACCtttataaattaaacattttttgattCCAGTATTAGAGGAGTGGTTTTAGTAAATATGGTACTTTAATTGCAAAATACTTGGAAAACAGGAATAGTCCCTGAAAAAGCCAGTGTGCGGGGAATGAGCAGGCCAGCCTGTTCTACTTGGGTTAACTTAAAGCAATGGGCTTGGCCCAGCCCACTCATGTCACTGATAGTTGACGTTGGCAACTGTAATTTATCTTCTCTAGATCTTCTTTAAAGATCTGAGCTTTTGTTAAAAATTCCTAGACAGGGTTAAAGACAGGGTGAAAAAACAAGAGGACTTTTTTTGGGGTTTGGGGGGTATTTTTTCAAATTGGTGATACTgaactataattatatataattattatatataatatatatacataacatatattcttcttcagattctcttcccttacaggttattacaaaatattgagtatagttccctgtgctgaaTTATAATTGTTGAGGAGGTAGATTACTTAGTATGAACTTGAACAGTGGGGGAATGATTTAGGAAAGTATCCATCTGTTAGAAGTTATAATAGTAAGGACTATGGAAACATACAGAAACATTTAGGACagtgaaaagaatacaaaatagcTTGTACACTGGTTACAGTCATGTAAAATAGGCAGGGGTGTAGACAAGAATGGggaaaacatgcaaaaataaGTACTGTCTTTAATGAGGTGATGCTTTGTGACATTATTCACCCTCACTActgttcttatatttttatctaaaagaattttttaagttaCATTGAATGTATTTCTTTGGTCAATCTTATGTGTTTAGGATACAACAGTTAAAACAGTTACTGGAGGATTCAACATCAGATGAAGATGGGAGCAGCTCCAGTTCCTCAGAATGTAaggagaaacacaagaaaaagaagaagaaagagaagcataagaaaaagaagaaagaaaagaaaaagaagaaaaaacgaaAGCATAAGTCTTCCAAGTCAAATGAGAGTTCAGACTCAGAGTGACAAGAGCTTGACTTGTTCAACATTCTCTTCTCAGAAATCAAACACCGTGGCCAAAGAGCAGAGGAATGTGGAATCAGAGAGGAATAGGAGAGAGAGACACCAAGAGAGGAGGAGATTTGGTGTCACAGGTGTGAATTCTCACCTACCTTCCAGTGAAGATGTGACCCCCAGAAGAGTGAGTTGTATCTTGCCAGGTGCTAGCTCTGGACAGCGGCTGATTTCAGGCTGGAAAGCTTTTCTCATTGTTCTCCTCCCTGCTGATCACTGTGGGTCCTGATTCCTTAGAAATGCCTCTGGCAGGGTGGCCAGACTAAGGGAATCTCTGAGGAAGCTCTTCCAGGTGCTGCCACAGCTTCCACCCTCCATGGTGGGGCTACTTAATACCCTTAGATTTCAGGCTTGACTTTCCTCTGTTGTTGAGGATAATAAAAGCtcgttatttatttttttaatgtatttattttttatttcttaatgcaTGCATGTATGTGCTCCAGATTTAAAAGGTACCTAAGGTTTACTTATGAAAACTCATACTACTTCCTTTCTCCCCCAGCTTACCAGTTCCTTCTCCCAATGGCTACCAATTTTACCAGTGTCTTGTGAAGTCTTCCAGGAATATTGTATACATCACAGACAAGCAgagggctttatttttttaacacaagtGCTATACACATTCATCTGcacgttattttttttaacttaacagtataaaacttatttttttatttattttatttatttatttttggctgcattgggtcttcgctgctgtgcgcaggctttctctagttgcggtgagcaggggcttttcttcgcgggcttctcagtgcagtggcttctctggttgcggagcacggactctaggcacgcgggcctcagcagttgtggcacgcacccgcgggctcagtagttatggcttgcaggctctagagcgcaggctcagcagttgtggcacacaggcttagttgctctgcggcatgtgggatctccccagaccagggctggaacccgtgtcccctgcattggcaggcagattcttaaccactgcgccaccagggaaaccctaaaacTGATTTTAATATTAAGTACATCCTGCGCTGCTGCATCAAAGGTACAGTGCGTTCATAATCACCTGAGACGATTTGTTGACTGTGGGAAGGGGTTCctataacaataatgaaaaatcttGTGTGGTTACATTGTATTTAACTTGCTTGGATCTTACTGCCTCAGTCCTAAGATTTTTCCAGAGTAATTGactcagaaaaaattttaagactatAGGGGAATTACTATTCAGGGTCAGCTACCCACATCCCAAAATATatccctcacttccttcctcttcctgttggtaAGCATGGCCCACCTGTGCTCTTCTAGCTTTGTGCCACAGCAGAAGCAGCTTACCCATCAGGGTGGTGCCTGCAGCTATGGGAGAGTAAGTCCTATGGGTTGCTGAGCCAAATGGAGCTAGATCTTGCTCACAGGTAAGTGTCCCTACCTATCCAGCAGGTCTCTTGCTGTTTTCAGGGTCCCAGGAACTTTCTATTCCCATTTCCAAACGCTTACCCTGGGGGTTGGATTCCCCCTTCTTTAAAGAACAGCCAATCCAAGCCCAGAA
The genomic region above belongs to Lagenorhynchus albirostris chromosome 8, mLagAlb1.1, whole genome shotgun sequence and contains:
- the RP9 gene encoding retinitis pigmentosa 9 protein, yielding MSSRPGRDDAGAGGARQPREPPEQELQRRREQRRRRHDAQQLQQLKHLESFYEKPPPGLIKEDETKPEDCIPDVPGNEHAREFLAHAPTKGLWMPLGKEVKVMQCWRCKRYGHRTGDKECPFFIKGNQKLEQFRVAHEDPMYDIIRENKRHEKDVRIQQLKQLLEDSTSDEDGSSSSSSECKEKHKKKKKKEKHKKKKKEKKKKKKRKHKSSKSNESSDSE